The Dama dama isolate Ldn47 chromosome 29, ASM3311817v1, whole genome shotgun sequence DNA window AGGTTCACAGAGTCACCCACCTCCCCAGGCCAGAAGCATCCGCAAGGTCCCCGATGGCCCCAGCCTGGTCCTTACtcctggccctgctgctgctCAGCGGCAACGCCATCTGCTCTCTGGGCTGCCACCTGCCTCACACCCACAGCCTGGCCAACAGGAGGGTCCTGACGCTCCTGCAACAACTGAGGAGggtctccccttcctcctgcctgcaGGACAGAAATGACTTCGCATTCCCCCAGGAGGCGCTGGGTGGCAGCCAGCTGCAGAGGGCTCAAGCCATCTCTGTGCTCCACGAGGTGACCCAGCACACCTTCCAGCTCTTCAGCACTGAGGGCTCGGCCGCTGCGTGGGACCAGAGCCTCCTGGACAAGCTCCGCACTGCACTGGATCAGCAGCTCACTGACCTGCAAGCCTGTctgaggcaggagcaggggcTGCAAGGGGCTCCCCTGCTCAAGGGGGACTCCAGCCTGGCTCTGAGGAAATACTTCCACAGAGTCACTCTCTATCTGCAAGAGAAGGGACACAGCCCTTGTGCCTGGGAGGTTGTCAGAGCAGAAGT harbors:
- the LOC133048628 gene encoding interferon alpha-1-like; amino-acid sequence: MAPAWSLLLALLLLSGNAICSLGCHLPHTHSLANRRVLTLLQQLRRVSPSSCLQDRNDFAFPQEALGGSQLQRAQAISVLHEVTQHTFQLFSTEGSAAAWDQSLLDKLRTALDQQLTDLQACLRQEQGLQGAPLLKGDSSLALRKYFHRVTLYLQEKGHSPCAWEVVRAEVMRAFSSSTNLQERFRRKD